A stretch of Halichondria panicea chromosome 1, odHalPani1.1, whole genome shotgun sequence DNA encodes these proteins:
- the LOC135351907 gene encoding uncharacterized protein LOC135351907 isoform X3, with translation MATEQDSDAQKKLARDLWQAVNYSNVIKVRSMLGQGADPNHQLYWSDKWADKQPPLHLACWRGYLEIVKTLVTHGARTDKGGGSENMTPLHWACWGGHKEVVQYLKEVGCSTDVRDRRGLTPLHRACVGGNIQLVKYLVEELKCDVDVTNNDGRTPLDWAVQYGQTEVADYLKSVVSTPEPNTPNGSEQLPSTSSKDDPNLTSSIDIQNQTYLKKLDELMTDESGTIELHYLKTHFIGPSGIGKTTTRQRLVGSITNLSLLPENQRKRCSTLLAECEQVLAFVDKSGTKLEFKASSSLEEETQFIFSYLMSCEPIEDSNTSPPKEQPTQETTDPKKQTQLKIDEAPVSPTDQPTPGPPEKVVKVTTVDVGKVVSRLRSIVGSGEYTKELLNKVLLNLVDIGGQPGFVEMFPFLSKGAGIFLVFFRLDKDLDDMCQVSYERGNDKITPYDSTYTSRETLSQILSAISHHTKIDSEIDREQCSKLGNLGSAKPVATLIGTFKDELTMQIKVDLLYEKCCASTKAVCKSYGTTSSESDDTTASKSDGTTASESDRTTASESDSTFTSKSDSTTASKSDSTTASESDSTSTSKSDGNTASESDSTSTSKSDGSTASKSDGTTASKSDGTTASESHGTTASESHGTTASKSDGTTASESDSTFTSKSDGSTASKSDGITASKSDSTTASESLKEKKAIRNILTQQKSDEHANVSAEDMAAIEQTVSQHLNSDTFKKDVKDRLEQKLTEKNEAVTKITSKFEKLLSNPKDKKFIAVDNYEGTDSDMEPLREHLHGIFSSYFKDAKLRIRPQQLLFGVVLRKEFDIVSMEECIRIGTEGLKMREEEVRFTVWYLDRYVGALIYHPEIKDKDGWFGNFVICNPQVVFKSLSVLVVNPLLELHSEDSRIQFNDDERRNWILKGQFSLKTITRCHSEENQGVKKDQLIPVEKLLILLEHSHLLAKITTVVKEGHTTEEVETTFFIPAILKCASREELTKPPPTGIDTPSPIKITFDPQYVPIGVFCAMISELVSRGSKGKGILGMTWKLATDTSVKRNLVSFHIDESAKHFVTLIAHVDSYEIRIIRQNRNHTMHELCSYVLSTLLLVMKDISPLLTPIIAFDCYCGRHEDGSKLCLLTTGADPCFKCTSEVSLSPHQDCWFAEEVSLGDDVFFLALPFAEDLDPSLTFKWRKRRPRIGGTENELEFKASSNGHFKGFISCEISKNQKPFFTVYHCLKESVEDTSSSETDELFTDVKEVIKEIRSDWYSLAIELDIDYATRKSLEKDYRWVEPCFEAMLTHWVKRSSPPPSWSALVRALESPAIARGDIATTIKNTKATSDISPVICPLTDCEGLSVDHHLRVVRTAAWEVRGTWRPLGEQLGVNEGTLDVLTSTLPLPTCKNLGLYEALNRSSADVEETHRTFIFYNEIYCLREGKFPGNFPIIVNYF, from the exons ATGGCTACTGAACAAGACTCAga tgcTCAAAAGAAGCTAGCCAGGGACTTATGGCAGGCTGTAAACTATAGTAACGTCATCAAAGTTAGGTCCATGTTGGGACAGGGGGCAGaccccaaccaccagctctactggagtgacAAGTGGGCGGATAAGCAACCTCCATTACACTTGGCTTGCTGGAGGGGCTACCTTGAGATTGTGAAGACACTGGTTACTCATGGAGCTCGTACTGATAAAGGTGGTGGGAGTGAAAACATGACTCCACTTCACTGGGCATGCTGGGGAGGTCATAAAgaggtggtgcagtacttgaaggaggtcgggtgcagcactg ATGTGAGGGACAGGCGGGGCCTAACACCACTGCACAGGGCTTGTGTGGGAGGAAATATACAACTAGTGAAATACCTAGTTGAGGAACTAAAGTGTGATGTTG ATGTAACTAATAATGATGGCAGGACTCCTCTTGACTGGGCAGTACAGTATGGTCAGACTGAAGTTGCTGACTATCTCAAGTCTGTAGTCTCCACTCCTGAACCAA ATACTCCAAATGGTTCCGAACAACTTCCTTCAACTTCTTCCAAGGATGATCCTAACCTAACCTCATCAA TCGATATTCAAAACCAAACCTACTTGAAGAAACTGGACGAGCTGATGACTGACGAAAGTGGTACCATTGAGCTACACTATCTCAAGACGCACTTCATTGGTCCCTCGGGTATTGGCAAAACGACCACTCGACAGCGGCTTGTTGGATCCATTACTAACCTGTCTTTGCTGCCCGAAAAtcaaaggaaacgttgcaGTACATTACTAGCCGAGTGTGAACAAGTATTGGCCTTTGTGGACAAATCTGGAACAAAGCTTGAATTCAAAGCATCTTCAAGTCTAGAGGAAGAAACACAGTTTATCTTCTCTTACCTTATGTCCTGTGAACCTATTGAAGACAGCAATACTAGTCCACCTAAAGAACAGCCCACACAAGAAACCACTGACCCCAAGAAGCAAACTCAACTCAAGATCGATGAAGCACCGGTATCACCAACTGATCAGCCAACACCAGGACCACCGGAAAAGGTCGTGAAAGTGACCACTGTAGATGTTGGAAAGGTTGTCTCGAGACTCCGGAGTATTGTGGGTTCAGGAGAGTACACTAAAGAGCTGCTGAACAAAGTCCTACTCAATCTGGTCGATATAGGTGGGCAGCCTGGATTCGTGGAGATGTTTCCATTTCTAAGCAAAGGCGCAGGGATTTTCCTGGTATTCTTTCGACTGGACAAAGACCTCGATGACATGTGTCAAGTCTCCTACGAACGAGGAAATGACAAGATCACACCGTACGATTCAACGTACACAAGCAGAGAAACactctctcaaatcctctcaGCTATCAGCCACCATACCAAGATTGACTCGGAGATTGACAGAGAGCAGTGTAGTAAACTGGGCAATCTAGGCTCTGCTAAGCCTGTTGCTACCCTCATAGGTACTTTCAAGGATGAACTGACAATGCAAATCAAAGTCGATCTTCTGTACGAGAAATGTTGTGCCTCCACAAAAGCTGTTTGCAAAAGCTATGGTACCACTTCCAGCGAGAGCGATgataccactgccagcaagagcgatggcaccactgccagcgagaGCGATAGAACCACTGCCAGCGAGAGCGATAGTACCTTtaccagcaagagcgatagcaccactgccagcaagagcgatagcaccactgccagcgagagcgatagtacctctaccagcaagagcgatggcaacactgccagcgagagcgatagtacctctaccagcaagagcgatggcagcactgccagcaagagcgatggcaccactgccagcaagagcgatggcaccactgccagcgagagccatggcaccactgccagcgagagccatggcaccactgccagcaagagcgatggtaccactgccagcgagagcgatagtacctttaccagcaagagcgatggcagcactgccagcaagagcgatggcatcactgccagcaagagcgatagtaccactgccagcgagagcctaaaagaaaagaaagcAATTCGGAACATTTTAACTCAACAGAAGAGTGATGAGCACGCTAACGTCAGTGCAGAAGACATGGCTGCCATTGAGCAAACAGTCAGCCAACACCTCAACTCAGACACTTTCAAGAAAGATGTCAAAGATCGTTTAGAGCAAAAATTGACAGAGAAAAACGAAGCCGTTACCAAGATTACCAGCAAGTTTGAGAAATTACTTTCTAACCCAAAAGACAAGAAGTTCATAGCAGTGGACAACTATGAAGGCACTGATTCTGATATGGAACCTCTTCGTGAACATCTTCATGGCATTTTCAGTAGCTATTTCAAAGATGCCAAGCTTCGAATTCGCCCACAACAGCTTTTGTTTGGAGTTGTACTGAGAAAAGAGTTTGACATTGTGTCTATGGAAGAATGCATTCGTATCGGTACCGAGGGGTTAAAGATGAGAGAGGAGGAGGTTCGATTTACCGTTTGGTATCTGGATCGGTACGTTGGAGCTTTGATCTATCATCCAGAGATAAAGGACAAAGATGGTTGGTTTGGGAACTTTGTTATTTGCAACCCCCAAGTGGTATTCAAAAGCCTCAGTGTTCTCGTTGTCAATCCGCTGCTGGAGCTCCATTCTGAAGACAGCCGTATTCAGTTTAATGATGATGAGAGAAGGAATTGGATACTCAAGGGACAATTCTCACTGAAAACAATCACTCGATGCCATTCAGAGGAAAACCAGGGTGTGAAGAAAGACCAGTTGATTCCTGTTGAGAAGCTGCTCATACTACTCGAGCATTCCCACCTTTTAGCCAAAATCACAACGGTAGTGAAGGAAGGCCATACCACAGAAGAGGTTGAAACGACGTTTTTCATCCCCGCTATTCTCAAGTGTGCATCTCGCGAGGAACTAACGAAACCACCCCCCACTGGCATTGATACACCCTCTCCAATCAAGATCACATTTGACCCCCAGTATGTTCCCATTGGAGTATTCTGTGCCATGATCAGTGAATTGGTCTCAAGGGGGAGTAAAGGCAAAGGCATTCTGGGCATGACTTGGAAACTTGCCACTGATACCTCAGTAAAGAGAAACCTCGTCTCCTTTCACATTGACGAATCTGCCAAGCATTTTGTGACCCTGATTGCTCATGTCGATAGCTACGAGATACGTATTATTCGACAGAACAGGAATCATACGATGCACGAGCTTTGTTCCTACGTCCTCTCAACCCTCCTGTTGGTGATGAAGGATATTAGTCCACTACTCACTCCGATTATTGCCTTCGACTGCTACTGTGGCAGACATGAAGATGGTTCCAAGCTTTGCCTCCTCACAACAGGAGCTGATCCCTGCTTTAAATGCACCAGTGAAGTCTCTCTGAGTCCCCACCAAGATTGCTGGTTTGCAGAA GAAGTCAGCCTGGGAGACGATGTGTTCTTCCTTGCCCTGCCCTTTGCTGAGGACCTAGATCCAAGCCTTACCTTCAAGTGGAGGAAGAGAAGACCCAGAATTGGTGGTACTGAAAATGAATTGGAATTCAAGGCTTCGTCGAATGGTCACTTCAAGGGCTTTATCAGTTGTGAGATCTCCAAGAACCAGAAGCCTTTCTTCACCGTGTACCACTGCCTCAAAGAGAGTGTTG AGGACACCTCCAGCTCTGAAACTGATGAGCTGTTTACAGATGTGAAGGAAGTGATCAAAGAGATACGCTCTGACTGGTACAGCCTGGCTATAGAACTGGACATTGACTATGCAACTAGGAAG agtcttgagAAGGACTATCGCTGGGTTGAGCCGTGCTTTGAGGCCATGCTGACACACTGGGTGAAGCGCTcctctcctcccccctcctggtCTGCCCTTGTTAGAGCACTAGAGTCTCCCGCCATTGCTCGTGGGGACATTGCAACAACCATTAAG AACACAAAAGCTACCAGCGACATCTCTCCTGTTATTTGTCCTCTCACTGACTGTG AGGGACTGAGTGTAGATCATCATTTGAGGGTAGTGAGGACAGCTGCCTGGGAGGTGAGGGGGACATGGCGTCCTCTGGGAGAGCAGTTGGGTGTCAATGAGGGGACACTAGAT gtgctaacttcaacccttcctctacctacctgtaaaaatttgggtctctacgaagctttaaacaggtcaagcgcggacgttgaagaaacccaccgaacgttcattttttacaatgaaatttactgtctacgtgaggggaaattccctgggaatttccctattattgttaattatttttaa